The sequence TGGGCGGGATGCTGAAGCACATGGCGCGCTTCGAAGACGGCATGTCTTCCGTGTGGCTCTATGGGCGGCCGCCGAGCCCGCCGTGGGATAAGGTGGACTGGAAGGCCGAGCACGACTGGGACTGGCGCAGCGCCGCTGAGGATTCCCCCGAAGAGCTCTATGCCCTCTGGCGGGACGCCGTGGCCCGTTCCCGGGAGTTATTCGCGGCGGCGTTGGCCGAAGGGGGTCTGGAGCGGCCGGGGATCGGGGTCACCAACGAGCATGGTGAGCATCCGAGCCTGCGCTTCATCCTGCTCAACCTGATCGAGGAGTACGCGCG is a genomic window of Sphaerobacter thermophilus DSM 20745 containing:
- a CDS encoding DinB family protein, with amino-acid sequence MAETKEQRSPKPPVAGDEAAMLLGYLERQRATFAWKVEGLDAAGLRATLGPSPMTLGGMLKHMARFEDGMSSVWLYGRPPSPPWDKVDWKAEHDWDWRSAAEDSPEELYALWRDAVARSRELFAAALAEGGLERPGIGVTNEHGEHPSLRFILLNLIEEYARHNGHADLIRESIDGRVGHDPPG